One region of Camelina sativa cultivar DH55 chromosome 6, Cs, whole genome shotgun sequence genomic DNA includes:
- the LOC104793108 gene encoding putative F-box protein At3g10430, which yields MVPTSAQRVKRMRLEKQPLQLSRAEKTDTWKIVDVEVIFMEILSRVSAKSLSSFKTLSKHWYESSGTKYFYELQLEKSRKNSSFIVCPIMESAMKLYLRDAKSFKPSLLNTIDPSQRSQEDFMYMISSFNGLICCVNLFCDEDVESKFCDLQIWICNPCTRETLLLPQGTPSFDFVPSVGVAYDSDICDYRIFRVFCARVGYYFCEVYSSKNGSWKIIGSVPRLPMRSGLRPFRTGHIFVGGKIYWLVSLDEPGEILSVDLEGRFDVMNLPKYSDDLNDENKITEATHLLIFQGSLALFVLHPGQMDIWVWKDNGEKYSWDLVLAIDTPIRDEELVLSVTSLKNKLVCVNETHWRIYDVETKIWRKIRGPRTGFCNPAIFPFTESILPCNGGVGL from the exons ATGGTCCCAACGAGTGCTCAGCGTGTCAAGCGGATGAGATTAGAGAAACAGCCTCTCCAGCTATCTAGAGCAGAGAAAACAGATACATGGAAGATTGTAGATGTAGAGGTTATCTTTATGGAAATCCTATCTCGTGTCTCTGCCAAATCTCTCTCGTCTTTTAAGACACTTAGTAAGCATTGGTATGAATCCAGTGGTACTAAATACTTTTATGAGCTGCAGTTAGAGAAATCAAGGAAGAATTCCTCATTCATTGTTTGTCCTATTATGGAGTCAGCAATGAAGCTGTATTTGAGGGATGCAAAGAGTTTTAAACCTTCCCTCCTCAACACTATTGATCCATCTCAAAGAAGCCAAGAGGACTTCATGTACATGATCTCGTCTTTTAATGGACTCATCTGCTGCGTGAATCTCTTTTGTGACGAAGACGTAGAAAGCAAGTTCTGTGATCTGCAGATATGGATATGCAACCCTTGTACGAGGGAGACTCTCCTTCTTCCCCAAGGGACTCCATCATTTGACTTTGTGCCAAGTGTCGGAGTGGCCTATGACTCCGACATCTGTGATTACAGAATTTTCCGTGTATTCTGCGCTAGAGTGGGATATTATTTCTGTGAGGTGTATTCTTCCAAGAATGGTTCTTGGAAAATCATCGGCTCTGTGCCTCGTCTTCCCATGCGTTCTGGTCTTAGGCCGTTCAGAACTGGGCATATTTTTGTTGGAGGTAAAATATATTGGCTGGTATCTTTAGATGAGCCAGGTGAGATCCTCTCAGTGGATTTGGAAGGAAGATTTGATGTTATGAACTTGCCTAagtattcagatgatctaaacGATGAAAACAAGATCACAGAGGCGACCCATTTGCTCATTTTTCAAGGATCTCTGGCATTATTTGTACTACATCCAGGCCAGATGGATATTTGGGTTTGGAAAGACAACGGTGAGAAATATAGTTGGGACCTTGTACTGGCGATTGATACTCCAATCAGAGATGAAGAACTGGTTTTATCTGTAACTTCATTAAAGAACAAGCTCGTATGTGTGAATGAGACACACTGGCGTATATATGATGTGGAGACTAAAATCTGGAGGAAGATAAGGGGCCCTCGTACTGGATTTTGCAATCCTGCTATTTTCCCATTCACCGAAAGCATTCTTCCAT GTAATGGTGGTGTAGGACTGTAG
- the LOC104793107 gene encoding zinc finger CCCH domain-containing protein 30-like (The sequence of the model RefSeq protein was modified relative to this genomic sequence to represent the inferred CDS: added 22 bases not found in genome assembly): protein MCCGSDRLNQIVSSRSSSPVSLEDNNLVTNLVMNHLRVETEDTFASLLELAANNDVEGVRLSIERDPSCVDEAGLWYGRQKGSKAMVNDQRTPLMVAATYGSLDVIKLIVSLTDANVNRACGNDQTTALHCAASGGAVNAIQVVKLLLAAGADLNLLDAEGQRAGDVIVVPPKLEGVKLMLQELLSADGSSTAERNLRVVTNVPNRSSSPSHSPTGENGGSGSVSPLGSPFKLKSTEFKKEYPVDPSLPDIKNSIYATDEFRMYSFKVRPCSRAYSHDWTECPFVHPGENARRRDPRKFHYSCVPCPDFRKGACRRGDMCEYAHGVFECWLHPAQYRTRLCKDGTGCGRRVCFFAHTPEELRPLYASTGSAVPSPRSNADYAAALSLLPGSPSGVSVMSPLSPSSAGNGMSHSNMAWPQPNVPALHLPGSNLQSSRLRSSLNARDIPTDEYNMLADYEQQQLLNEYSNSLSRSGRMKSMPPSNFEDLFSAEGSSSPRFTDSALASAVFSPTHKSAVFNQFQQQQQQQHQQQSMLSPINTSFSSPKSVDHSLFSGGGRMSPRNVVEPISPMSSRVSMLAQCVKQQQQQQQQQQQQQQQQQQQQQQQQQQQQQQQQQQQYRSLSSRELRANSSPIVGSPVNNNNNTWSSSKWGSSNGQPDWGMSSEALGKLRSSSSFDGDEPDVSWVQSLVKESPTDAKEKTATSSSSGENVKQPNQMEPVMDHAGLEAWIEQMQLDQLVAQQN, encoded by the exons ATGTGCTGTGGATCAGACCGATTAAATCAGATCGTGTCATCAAGATCTTCGTCGCCAGTTTCATTAGAGGATAACAACCTTGTTACAAACTTAGTCATGAATCACTTGAGAGTTGAAACAGAGGATACCTTCGCGAGCTTGCTTGAGCTTGCCGCTAACAACGACGTGGAAGGTGTAAGGCTGTCTATTGAGAGAGACCCTTCTTGTGTAGATGAAGCTGGTCTCTGGTACGGTCGTCAAAAAGGTTCTAAAGCTATGGTCAACGATCAGAGGACTCCGTTGATGGTTGCTGCTACTTATGGAAGCTTAGATGTGATCAAGCTTATTGTTTCTTTGACTGATGCTAACGTGAACCGCGCTTGTGGCAATGATCAGACCACCGCGCTACACTGTGCTGCTTCTGGTGGAGCTGTGAATGCTATCCAAGTTGTTAAGCTGCTTCTTGCTGCTGGAGCTGATTTGAATCTTTTGGATGCTGAAGGTCAACGAGCTGGTGATGTTATTGTTGTTCCTCCTAAGCTTGAAGGTGTTAAGCTTATGCTTCAGGAGCTTCTCTCTGCTGATGGATCATCGACCGCTGAGCGTAATTTACGGGTTGTGACAAATGTTCCGAACAGAAGTTCTTCTCCGTCACATTCTCCTACTGGAGAGAATGGTGGATCGGGGTCTGTCTCTCCCCTTGGTTCTCCGTTTAAGCTGAAATCGACTGAGTTCAAGAAAGAGTATCCCGTTGATCCGTCTTTACCTGACATCAAGAACAGTATCTACGCGACTGATGAGTTCAGAATGTATTCCTTCAAGGTTAGGCCTTGCTCGCGTGCTTATTCTCATGATTGGACTGAGTGTCCTTTTGTTCACCCGGGTGAAAACGCGAGGAGAAGAGACCCGAGGAAGTTCCATTACAGCTGTGTTCCGTGCCCGGATTTTAGGAAAGGAGCTTGTAGACGAGGAGATATGTGTGAGTATGCACACGGTGTGTTTGAATGCTGGCTACATCCTGCTCAGTACAGGACACGACTTTGCAAAGATGGAACAGGCTGTGGTCGGCGTGTTTGTTTCTTTGCGCATACACCTGAGGAGCTTCGACCTTTGTACGCATCCACTGGTTCAGCAGTTCCTTCGCCTAGATCGAATGCTGATTATGCAGCAGCTTTGAGTCTACTTCCTGGTTCTCCATCAGGAGTCTCTGTCATGTCCCCTCTTTCCCCATCATCAGCCGGGAATGGGATGTCTCATTCGAACATGGCTTGGCCACAGCCGAATGTCCCGGCTCTGCACTTACCTGGAAGCAATCTACAGTCAAGCAGGCTAAGGTCTTCTCTCAATGCAAGAGATATTCCGACAGACGAGTACAATATGTTAGCGGACTACGAACAGCAGCAGCTCCTCAACGAGTATTCCAATTCATTGAGCCGTTCTGGTCGGATGAAATCAATGCCTCCTTCGAATTTTGAAGATCTTTTCTCAGCAGAAGGCTCTTCGTCTCCTCGGTTTACTGATTCCGCTTTAGCTTCCGCGGTGTTCTCGCCCACTCACAAATCCGCTGTGTTCAACCAGTTcca cagcagcagagCATGTTGTCTCCAATCAACACAAGCTTCTCTTCACCAAAGAGCGTCGATCACTCATTGTTTTCAGGTGGAGGAAGAATGTCTCCTCGGAATGTGGTTGAGCCAATTTCACCAATGAGTTCTCGTGTTTCCATGTTGGCTCAGTGCgtgaagcagcagcagcaacagcaacaacagcaacagcaacagcaacagcaacagcagcagcaacaacagcaacagcaacagcagcagcagcagcagcaacaacaacaacagtaccGTAGCCTTAGCTCGAGAGAGCTCAGAGCAAACTCAAGCCCAATCGTTGGTTCACcggtaaacaacaacaacaacacatggTCATCATCCAAATGGGGTTCCTCAAATGGTCAACCGGATTGGGGAATGAGCTCAGAGGCGCTTGGTAAGttgagatcatcatcatcgtttGATGGTGATGAGCCTGATGTGTCATGGGTTCAGTCATTGGTGAAGGAGTCTCCAACAGATGCCAAAGAGAAAACAGCAACATCATCTTCCTCAGGGGAAAACGTGAAGCAGCCAAATCAGATGGAACCGGTAATGGATCATGCTGGGCTAGAAGCTTGGATTGAGCAAATGCAGCTCGATCAGCTTGTTGCTCAGCAGAATTGA
- the LOC104793106 gene encoding G-type lectin S-receptor-like serine/threonine-protein kinase SD3-1, whose amino-acid sequence MFRPLLLSLSLVFFFAFQFVVSEIQLGSKLVVGENTLWVSNNGDFALGFFNPPGLPNRFSIGIRFNSDSIPSDQRKVVWVAGAVVYVTDNTSYFELTRDGELVLFDSSLGVPVWNSKTNRFSVSSALLRDDGNLVLLKDREEIVWQSFDTPADTLLPNQKLPSFEMLRAASENSRSSYYSLHLEDSGRLQLRWESNITFWSSGNEALKNKKKIGAVLTSEGALFLEDQDLMRPVWSVFGEDHNDTVKFRFLRLDRDGNLRMYSWNEDSKIWKPVWQAVENQCRVFATCGSQVCSFNSSGSSGCTCPFNAFVSLSDPKCLVPYQKPTCKSGFSMVKFKNLELYGIYPANDSVVSGVSCQRCKKVCLDDSACTAVTYTNDGNPQCRMKLTRYISGYSDPSLSSISYVKTCLDPIAVNPNVSKESPPVTVPKSHSICLPCLIGATSTTLVLFLGFQLGVVVYIYQRKKQLAKKKADRFSKAANPKGVMIFSVDEIKAMTGNFDHNIGPGIFKGVMPENEVVAVKEMEATLIEERKFRSSASKIGTMHHKNLANLEGYCCELGRRFLVYEYAKNGSILDHIVDPLRSKKLTWRIRTETCLSVAKALCYLHTECREFVSHGNLNCENILLGADLEAKLTEYGFGLCAANKDVEDFGKTVLALVTGRYEPEGVVSEWVYREWIEGRKETVVDKILEGDFDVEELERVLRISFWCVQADERLRPSMGEVVKVLEGTLSVDPPPPPFACARSSPTNSSESSQSLYEP is encoded by the coding sequence atgtttcgACCTCtgcttttgtctctctctctagtcttcTTCTTTGCGTTTCAGTTCGTTGTTTCAGAGATTCAACTGGGTTCTAAGCTCGTTGTTGGTGAAAACACCTTGTGGGTTTCCAACAATGGTGATTTTGCTCTAGGGTTTTTCAATCCACCTGGTTTGCCTAACCGGTTTAGTATTGGTATCCGGTTTAACTCCGATTCTATCCCTTCTGATCAGCGTAAGGTCGTTTGGGTTGCTGGAGCTGTTGTTTACGTTACTGATAACACTTCTTACTTCGAGCTCACTCGTGATGGagagttggttttgtttgattcttctttgggTGTTCCGGTTTGGAACAGCAAGACGAACCGGTTCTCTGTATCCTCTGCTTTGCTTCGTGATGATGGTAATCTCGTGTTGTTGAAAGATAGAGAAGAGATTGTTTGGCAGAGCTTTGATACTCCTGCTGATACTTTGCTTCCAAACCAGAAGTTACCTTCTTTTGAGATGCTTAGAGCTGCTAGTGAGAATTCTAGGTCTAGTTATTACAGTCTTCATTTGGAGGATTCAGGGAGGTTACAGCTGAGATGGGAGAGTAACATTACTTTCTGGTCAAGCGGAAACGAAGctttgaagaacaagaagaagattggtGCTGTGCTAACTTCTGAAGGAGCTTTGTTTCTTGAGGATCAAGATCTGATGAGACCTGTTTGGTCTGTGTTTGGGGAAGATCATAACGACACTGTCAAGTTCAGGTTTCTCAGACTTGACCGGGATGGTAATCTGAGAATGTACTCGTGGAACGAGGATTCAAAGATTTGGAAACCGGTTTGGCAAGCTGTTGAGAATCAGTGTCGTGTTTTCGCAACTTGTGGATCACAAGTTTGTTCCTTTAACAGTTCTGGATCCTCCGGATGCACTTGCCCTTTTAATGCTTTTGTATCGCTCTCGGATCCTAAATGCTTGGTGCCTTATCAGAAGCCAACCTGCAAATCTGGTTTCTCCATGGTTAAATTCAAGAACTTGGAGTTGTATGGAATCTACCCTGCTAATGATTCTGTTGTTTCTGGAGTTAGCTGCCAGAGATGCAAGAAGGTGTGTTTAGATGATTCTGCTTGTACTGCAGTCACTTACACGAACGATGGGAATCCTCAATGTCGCATGAAGCTGACTCGATATATCAGTGGTTACTCTGATCCGTCTCTGAGTTCGATATCATATGTTAAAACATGTTTGGATCCCATCGCTGTGAATCCAAACGTTTCTAAAGAGTCACCACCAGTGACTGTACCGAAGTCTCACAGTATCTGTCTTCCCTGTCTTATCGGTGCAACTTCCACTACACTTGTTCTGTTTCTCGGATTTCAGCTTGGTGTTGTTGTGTACATCTACCAGAGGAAGAAGCAGCTAGCTAAGAAGAAAGCTGATCGATTCTCCAAAGCTGCAAATCCCAAAGGTGTGATGATCTTCTCTGTCGATGAGATAAAGGCCATGACCGGTAACTTTGATCATAACATAGGACCAGGGATATTCAAAGGGGTTATGCCTGAGAATGAAGTCGTTGCGGTTAAAGAAATGGAAGCGACGTTAATAGAAGAAAGGAAGTTTAGGAGCTCTGCATCAAAGATAGGTACAATGCATCACAAGAACCTAGCAAATCTTGAAGGTTATTGCTGCGAGCTAGGCAGGAGATTTCTAGTGTACGAATACGCTAAGAACGGGTCAATACTGGACCACATTGTTGACCCCTTACGAAGCAAGAAACTAACTTGGAGAATAAGAACTGAAACCTGCTTAAGCGTGGCTAAAGCTCTTTGTTACCTCCACACAGAATGCAGGGAATTCGTCAGTCATGGGAACTTGAACTGCGAAAACATTCTGCTCGGGGCGGATTTGGAAGCTAAGTTAACTGAATATGGATTCGGTTTATGTGCTGCAAATAAAGACGTTGAAGATTTTGGGAAGACGGTTTTAGCTCTAGTAACGGGTAGATATGAACCAGAAGGAGTAGTGAGTGAATGGGTGTATAGAGAATGGATTGAAGGGAGGAAAGAGACCGTTGTGGACAAAATATTAGAAGGAGATTTCGATGTAGAGGAGCTCGAGCGGGTTTTGAGAATCTCGTTTTGGTGTGTTCAGGCGGATGAACGGTTAAGACCATCAATGGGGGAAGTGGTGAAGGTTTTGGAAGGTACATTGTCTGTTgatccaccaccaccgcctTTTGCTTGTGCAAGATCATCACCGACTAACTCATCAGAGTCTAGTCAATCGTTGTACGAGCCATAA
- the LOC104793105 gene encoding guanylate kinase 1 — MGEAPAFLVDHPENGHSNGVGVKSETNNTEISVDIGDRTFVIGGNHERNTFSIGVRIHDKNSNNWFSPIVLGTGPKPSKGYSASVLKQGRILVIKKGSPCNDSIWFLEVDSPYVRKQKKLLKKEVVAWSKGVRGNAEKPIVISGPSGVGKGTLISMLMKEFPSMFGFSVSHTTRSPRSMERDGVHYHFADKKVMEKDIKDGKFLEFASVHGNLYGTSIESVEVVTDSGKRCILDIDVQGARSVRASSLDAVFIFVCPPSMKELEDRLRARGTETEEQIQKRLRNAEAEIKEGQSSGIFGLMLDNDNLEECYKKLKKLLGLDGVSLVNGVEIEGINLPTEHTVSKMEDQIIVQEIGKETRNKIVLDLSSLNGGAPGRTRGILVDTIKF, encoded by the exons ATG ggAGAAGCTCCAGCTTTTTTAGTTGATCATCCGGAGAACGGACACTCCAATGGCGTCGGTGTAAAATCTGAAACCAATAACACTGAGATATCAGTCGATATCGGTGATCGAACA TTTGTGATTGGTGGAAATCATGAAAGGAACACTTTTTCCATTGGGGTTCGAATACATGACAAGAACAGTAACAACTG GTTTAGTCCTATTGTGCTTGGGACAGGACCTAAGCCTAGCAAGGGCTACTCCGCGTCTGTTCTTAAACAAGGTCGGATTTTGGTTATTAAGAAAGGTTCACCTTGCAATGACTCCATCTGGTTCCTTGAG GTAGATAGTCCTTATGTGCGGAAACAGAAGAAATTACTAAAGAAGGAAGTTGTTGCTTGGAGTAAAGGTGTCAGAGGCAATGCCGAGAAGCCTATTGTCATAAGCGGTCCTTCTGGAGTTGGGAAAGGAACGCTTATCTCAATGCTTATGAAGGAGTTTCCTTCAATGTTTGGGTTCTCAGTGAGCCACACAACTCGATCTCCGAGGTCTATGGAGAGAGACGGTGTTCATTATCACTTTGCTGATAAAAAAGTTATGGAGAAAGATATCAAAGATGGGAAGTTTCTTGAGTTTGCTTCTGTTCACGGTAATCTCTATGGAACCAGCATTGAGTCCGTCGAGGTGGTAACAGATTCAGGAAAG AGATGTATTCTCGACATTGATGTCCAAGGGGCAAGGTCTGTGAGAGCGAGTTCTCTTGATGCAGTATTCATATTCGTATGCCCCCCTTCTATGAAAGAGCTTGAAGATCGGCTCCGTGCTAG aggaaccGAGACAGAGGAGCAAATTCAAAAGCGGCTCAGAAATGCTGAGGCAGAGATCAAAGAAGGGCAATCTTCAGGCATTTTCGGTCTTATGTTGGATAATGACAACCTCGAGGAATGCTATAAGAAGCTCAAG AAACTCTTGGGACTAGATGGAGTCTCTCTTGTCAATGGTGTAGAAA TAGAAGGGATCAATCTTCCCACCGAGCACACAGTATCCAAAATGGAAGATCAGATCATTGTTCAAGAAATAGGAAAAGAAACAAGGAACAA GATTGTGTTGGACTTATCTTCGCTAAATGGAGGGGCACCGGGTAGAACAAGGGGGATTCTTGTCGACACCATTAAGTTTTAA